One genomic segment of Alicycliphilus denitrificans K601 includes these proteins:
- a CDS encoding indolepyruvate ferredoxin oxidoreductase family protein: MNAPLPEPVRRALEAVTLEDKYTLGQGRAFMSGVQALVRLPMLQRQRDAAAGLNTAGFISGYRGSPLGGYDQALWSARKHLADNHIVFQPGVNEELGATAVWGTQQLDLYPQSRKYDGVFGIWYGKGPGVDRSGDVFKHANMAGTARHGGVIAVAGDDHISKSSTAAHQSDHIFKACGLPVFFPSTVQDILDMGLHAFAMSRFSGLWSGMKTVQEVVESSASISVDPDRVKIVLPEDFQMPPGGLHIRWPDAPLEQEARLMDYKWYAALAYVRANRLNYNVVQGPDDRFGLIASGKAFNDMRQALADLGLDDDTCRRLGIRVHKVNVVWPLEAGITRDFAQGLQEILVVEEKRQVIEYQIKEQLYNWRADVRPDVLGKFDEVEGDHSGGEWGMPNPSQNWLLRPKADLTPAIIAKAIAKRLKKLGVPEDVVARMDARLSVIEARERGMAGHKVDTGERMPWFCSGCPHNTSTRVPEGSRAVAGIGCHYMANWMPDRNTSTFTQMGGEGVTWVGQAPFTKDRHVFANLGDGTYFHSGLLAIRQSIAAGANITYKILYNDAVAMTGGQQVGERPEGHSVAQIAHSLRAEGVARLVVVTDEPAKYQGRTHPANAARAGHPELLDDLPPGVQVFHRDELDRIQRELRDTPGCTALIYDQTCATEKRRRRKRGKLATPAKTVVINELVCEGCGDCSVQSNCLSVEPVETDFGRKRRINQNSCNKDYSCVKGFCPSFVTIEGGSLRKPRKEKKGSLSGLPPIPEPALPALDAAWGIVVAGVGGTGVITIGSLLGMAAHLEGKGVVTQDAAGLAQKGGSTWSHVQIARRPEDIHTTKVDTAKADLVIGCDPIVAANPATLAVMQPGRSFVALNTHGTPAAAFVHNPDWRFPAEGCEAAIAEAVGPGLLGVFDAERAATELLGDSIYTNPLILGYAWQKGRVPLTHAALMRAMELNGVQVENNQAAFEWGRRCAHDLAAVQALYQAAQVIQFVKKPGLAEMVDRRVEFLTGYQNAAYAAEYKAFVDKVQAAEGALGQGTRLTEAVARYLFKLMAYKDEYEVARLHTDPAFTQRLEGMFEGDWRIVHHLAPPTFAKHDDTGQLVKKSYGPWMRKAMGVLARFKGLRGTALDPFGRTEERKTERALIREYRACVDELLAGLSAERLPLAAEIARIPEDIRGYGHVKERHLQAARKKWFALMDRWRAPAQAPRRTA; encoded by the coding sequence GCAGGAAGTACGACGGCGTGTTCGGCATCTGGTACGGCAAGGGGCCGGGCGTGGACCGCAGCGGCGATGTGTTCAAGCACGCCAACATGGCTGGCACGGCGCGCCACGGCGGCGTGATCGCCGTGGCGGGCGACGACCACATCAGCAAGAGCAGCACGGCCGCGCACCAGAGCGACCACATCTTCAAGGCCTGCGGCCTGCCGGTGTTCTTCCCAAGCACCGTGCAGGACATCCTGGACATGGGCCTGCACGCCTTCGCCATGAGCCGCTTCTCGGGCCTGTGGTCGGGCATGAAGACGGTGCAGGAGGTGGTGGAGTCCTCCGCCAGCATCTCGGTGGACCCCGACCGCGTGAAGATCGTGCTGCCCGAGGACTTCCAGATGCCCCCCGGCGGCCTGCACATCCGCTGGCCCGACGCGCCCCTGGAGCAGGAGGCGCGCCTGATGGACTACAAGTGGTACGCCGCCCTGGCCTACGTGCGCGCCAACCGGCTCAACTACAACGTGGTCCAGGGCCCGGATGACCGCTTCGGCCTCATCGCCAGCGGCAAGGCCTTCAACGACATGCGACAGGCCCTGGCGGACCTGGGCCTGGACGACGACACCTGCCGGCGGCTGGGCATCCGCGTGCACAAGGTCAACGTGGTCTGGCCGCTGGAGGCGGGCATCACGCGCGACTTCGCGCAGGGCCTGCAGGAGATCCTGGTGGTGGAGGAGAAGCGCCAAGTCATCGAATACCAGATCAAGGAGCAACTCTACAACTGGCGCGCCGACGTGCGCCCGGACGTGCTCGGCAAGTTCGACGAGGTCGAGGGCGACCACTCCGGCGGCGAGTGGGGCATGCCCAACCCGAGCCAGAACTGGCTGCTGCGCCCCAAGGCCGACCTGACGCCGGCCATCATCGCCAAGGCCATCGCCAAGCGGTTGAAGAAGCTGGGTGTGCCCGAGGACGTCGTGGCGCGCATGGATGCCCGGCTCTCGGTCATCGAGGCGCGCGAGCGCGGCATGGCCGGGCACAAGGTCGACACGGGCGAGCGCATGCCCTGGTTCTGCAGCGGCTGCCCGCACAACACCAGCACGCGCGTGCCCGAGGGCAGCCGCGCCGTGGCCGGCATAGGCTGCCACTACATGGCCAACTGGATGCCCGACAGGAACACCAGCACCTTCACCCAGATGGGCGGCGAGGGCGTGACCTGGGTGGGCCAGGCGCCGTTCACCAAGGACAGGCATGTGTTCGCCAACCTGGGCGACGGCACCTACTTCCACAGCGGGCTGCTGGCCATACGCCAGAGCATCGCCGCGGGCGCCAACATCACTTACAAGATCCTCTACAACGACGCCGTGGCCATGACCGGCGGCCAGCAGGTGGGCGAGCGGCCCGAGGGCCATTCGGTGGCGCAGATCGCCCACAGCCTGCGCGCCGAGGGCGTGGCCAGGCTCGTGGTGGTGACCGACGAGCCGGCCAAGTACCAGGGCCGCACGCACCCGGCCAACGCCGCGCGTGCCGGCCACCCCGAGCTGCTCGACGACCTGCCGCCGGGCGTGCAGGTGTTCCACCGCGACGAGCTCGACCGCATCCAGCGCGAGCTGCGCGACACCCCCGGCTGCACCGCACTGATCTACGACCAGACCTGCGCGACGGAGAAGCGCCGGCGCAGGAAGCGCGGCAAGCTGGCCACGCCCGCCAAAACGGTGGTCATCAACGAACTGGTCTGCGAGGGCTGCGGCGACTGCTCCGTGCAGTCGAACTGCCTGTCGGTGGAGCCCGTGGAGACCGACTTCGGCCGCAAGCGCCGCATCAACCAGAACAGCTGCAACAAGGACTACTCCTGCGTGAAGGGCTTCTGCCCCAGCTTCGTGACCATCGAGGGCGGATCGCTCAGGAAGCCCAGGAAGGAGAAGAAGGGCAGCCTCTCCGGCCTGCCGCCCATCCCCGAGCCCGCGCTGCCCGCGCTGGATGCCGCCTGGGGCATCGTCGTGGCCGGCGTGGGCGGCACGGGGGTGATCACCATCGGTTCCCTCCTGGGCATGGCCGCGCACCTGGAGGGCAAGGGCGTGGTCACGCAGGACGCCGCGGGCCTGGCACAAAAGGGCGGCTCCACCTGGAGCCACGTGCAGATCGCGCGCCGCCCCGAGGACATCCACACCACCAAGGTGGACACGGCCAAGGCCGACCTGGTGATCGGCTGCGACCCCATCGTCGCGGCCAACCCGGCCACGCTGGCCGTCATGCAGCCGGGCCGCAGCTTCGTGGCGCTGAACACGCATGGCACGCCCGCCGCGGCCTTCGTGCACAACCCCGACTGGCGCTTCCCCGCCGAGGGCTGCGAGGCCGCCATCGCCGAGGCCGTGGGCCCGGGCCTGCTGGGCGTGTTCGATGCCGAGCGCGCCGCCACCGAGTTGCTGGGCGACAGCATCTACACTAACCCGCTGATCCTGGGCTACGCTTGGCAGAAGGGCCGCGTGCCGCTCACGCACGCCGCGCTCATGCGCGCCATGGAGCTCAACGGCGTGCAGGTCGAGAACAACCAGGCCGCGTTCGAGTGGGGCCGCCGCTGCGCGCACGACCTCGCCGCCGTGCAGGCGCTCTACCAGGCCGCGCAGGTGATCCAGTTCGTCAAGAAACCGGGCCTTGCCGAGATGGTGGACAGGCGCGTCGAGTTCCTCACCGGCTACCAGAATGCCGCCTACGCCGCCGAGTACAAGGCCTTCGTGGACAAGGTGCAGGCCGCGGAGGGCGCGCTGGGCCAGGGCACGCGCCTGACCGAGGCCGTGGCGCGCTACCTGTTCAAGCTCATGGCCTACAAGGACGAGTACGAGGTGGCGCGCCTGCACACCGACCCGGCCTTCACCCAGCGCCTCGAAGGCATGTTCGAGGGCGACTGGCGCATCGTGCACCACCTGGCGCCGCCCACGTTCGCCAAGCACGACGACACGGGCCAACTCGTCAAGAAGAGCTACGGCCCCTGGATGCGCAAGGCCATGGGCGTGCTGGCCCGGTTCAAGGGCCTGCGCGGCACCGCGCTCGACCCGTTCGGCCGTACCGAGGAGCGCAAGACCGAGCGCGCGCTGATCCGGGAATACCGCGCCTGCGTCGACGAACTACTCGCGGGCCTGTCGGCCGAACGGCTGCCCCTGGCCGCCGAGATCGCGCGCATCCCCGAGGACATCCGCGGCTACGGCCACGTGAAGGAACGCCACCTGCAGGCGGCGCGCAAGAAATGGTTCGCGCTCATGGACCGCTGGCGTGCCCCGGCCCAGGCGCCCCGGCGCACCGCCTGA